Proteins encoded in a region of the Vicia villosa cultivar HV-30 ecotype Madison, WI linkage group LG5, Vvil1.0, whole genome shotgun sequence genome:
- the LOC131605250 gene encoding auxin-responsive protein SAUR21-like yields the protein MAFRLPLIMQAKRHILRRTLSKGEKMLSGNSNIPKGYLAVYVGVENKKRFVVPISYLHQPAFQQFLCKAEQEFGFNHPMGGLTIPCREDVFLNVTSQLES from the coding sequence ATGGCATTTCGCTTGCCATTGATAATGCAGGCTAAGAGGCATATCCTTCGCCGCACACTTTCAAAAGGTGAGAAAATGTTGTCAGGTAATAGTAATATACCAAAAGGGTATTTAGCAGTATATGTTGGAGTAGAGAACAAGAAGAGATTTGTGGTTCCAATATCATATTTGCATCAACCTGCTTTTCAACAATTTCTTTGTAAAGCTGAACAAGAGTTTGGATTTAATCATCCAATGGGCGGCCTCACCATTCCTTGCAGAGAAGACGTCTTTCTTAATGTCACCTCTCAATTGGAAAGTTAA
- the LOC131602199 gene encoding uncharacterized protein LOC131602199 produces the protein MQINLHCIAPFEIIQLPKMILDKKDIVETHYEVLDVKEDANYEEIHGSYRIAALSLHPDKLLNTSDSSSSDQTSAERFLTVHKAWEILSNSISRLLYDKKLQSSRREDLLASEVAEELSLHDMTAEDTGEALELFYQCRCGDYFSVDSLELQKMGYFLLRDGSSVSICNADALPGSVILPCGSCSLKARLVLGINDS, from the coding sequence ATGCAGATAAACTTGCATTGCATTGCACCCTTTGAGATTATACAATTGCCAAAAATGATTTTGGATAAGAAAGACATTGTGGAAACTCATTATGAGGTTCTCGATGTCAAGGAGGATGCAAATTACGAAGAAATTCACGGTAGTTACCGAATTGCTGCACTTAGTTTACATCCTGATAAACTGTTGAACACGTCTGATTCATCAAGCAGTGATCAAACAAGTGCAGAGAGATTTCTCACAGTACATAAAGCATGGGAAATTCTAAGCAATTCAATTTCTCGTTTATTATACGACAAGAAGCTGCAAAGTTCAAGGCGGGAGGATTTATTGGCTTCTGAGGTTGCTGAAGAGTTAAGCTTACATGATATGACAGCTGAAGATACTGGTGAAGCATTGGAACTGTTTTATCAATGTCGATGTGGTGATTACTTCTCTGTGGATTCGTTGGAGTTGCAGAAAATGGGGTATTTCTTGTTGAGAGATGGAAGCAGTGTGTCTATATGTAATGCTGATGCTTTACCGGGATCGGTGATTCTTCCTTGTGGATCGTGTTCGTTGAAAGCTCGGCTTGTGCTCGGTATAAATGATAGTTGA
- the LOC131602197 gene encoding anamorsin homolog: protein MAAAKIHGVLACTDEAVLPVSQVFDAIRELGNEGVEKLDPLVITSVSSLSKFPVESSSVDLVVLIWKSLDFPINQMTQEVLRVLKAGGTTLIRKSSQSAVGLDDKTIPDLENKLLLAGFSEIQALKSSAIKAKKPSWKIGSSFALKKVVKSSPKVQIDFDSDLIDENSLLSEEDLKKPQLPSGDCEIGTTRKACKNCSCGRAEEEEKVLKLGLTAEQINNPKSACGSCGLGDAFRCSTCPYKGLPTFKMGEKVSISNSFLTADI from the exons GCTGCTGCAAAAATTCATGGTGTGTTGGCATGTACTGATGAAGCGGTTCTTCCAGTGAGTCAAGTGTTTGATGCGATTAGAGAGCTTGGAAATGAAGGGGTTGAGAAATTGGATCCTCTGGTTATTACATCTGTGTCATCACTGA GCAAGTTTCCAGTGGAATCTTCCTCTGTGGATTTGGTTGTTTTAATCTGGAAGTCTCTTGATTTTCCTATCAATCAAATGACTCAAGAAGTCCTTAGAGTGTTAAAAGCTGGTGGGACAACTCTTATTCGCAAGTCTTCCCAATCTGCTGTGGGTTTAGATGATAAG ACGATACCTGATCTTGAAAACAAGTTGTTATTGGCAGGGTTTTCAGAAATTCAGGCTTTGAAATCTTCTGCG ATCAAAGCTAAAAAGCCTTCATGGAAAATTGGTTCATCTTTTGCACTAAAGAAGGTTGTGAAGAGTTCCCCGAAAGTGCaaattgattttgattctgatctGATTGATGAAAATAGTCTTTTGTCtgaggaagatttaaagaaaccccAACTGCCATCTG GTGATTGTGAAATCGGAACTACAAGAAAGGCCTGCAAAAATTGCTCATGTGGGAGAGcagaagaagaggaaaaagtATTGAAGTTAGGATTGACAGCAGAACAGATTAATAATCCTAAATCAGCTTGTGGCAGT TGTGGGCTAGGGGATGCATTTAGGTGCAGTACCTGCCCTTACAAGGGGCTGCCTACCTTCAAAATGGGCGAGAAG GTTTCAATTTCCAATAGCTTCCTTACCGCAGACATATGA